From Klebsiella electrica, the proteins below share one genomic window:
- a CDS encoding YdgH/BhsA/McbA family protein, which translates to MKRNLLLLTAIILAATSFIAQAAPSPVESGPLRPAGTVSASGASNLDDLQAKLAEKAHQKGAIAWRINSAGGANKMSGTAIIYK; encoded by the coding sequence ATGAAAAGAAATCTGCTGTTACTCACCGCAATCATCCTTGCCGCCACCTCTTTTATTGCCCAGGCCGCGCCGTCTCCCGTCGAGAGCGGTCCGCTACGCCCGGCAGGCACCGTCTCCGCATCTGGCGCCAGCAATCTGGATGACCTGCAGGCAAAACTGGCGGAAAAAGCCCATCAAAAAGGGGCGATTGCCTGGCGAATCAACTCCGCCGGCGGCGCGAATAAAATGTCCGGTACCGCCATTATCTATAAATAA
- a CDS encoding catecholate siderophore receptor Fiu, which yields MDKKQNLPFSSFSSLTIFTGVCLSLSPAGGVMAADSTDKNGGETLVVEAQAPSLYAPTQSADPKFSRPLADTTRTVTVVSDQVMKDQGVTNLTDALKNVPGVGAFYAGENGSSSTGDTIYMRGADTSNSIYVDGVRDIGSVTRDTFNTEQVEVIKGPSGSDYGRSAPTGSISMISKQPRLDSGIDASVSAGSAWFRRGTLDINEAIGETSAVRLNLMGEKTHDAGRDNVKNERYGIAPSAAFGLGTGNRLYLNYLHVTQHNTPDGGIPTIGLPGYSAPTSGAAALNHSGKVATSNFYGTDSDYDDSTTDTATMRFEHDLSDNTTIRNTTRWSRVKQDYLLTAVMGGATNIARPDPNDVSTWSWSRLANTKDVSNKILTNQTNLTSRFYTGSIGHDISAGFELTRETQTNYGVYPLTPPAVNIYHPTSSISVGGLDRSSANANGQTDTFGVYAFDTLQITRDFELNGGIRLDNYQTKYDSASLCGGTGRGAVACPNGVAKNSPLTTVDTSTSGNLVNWKAGALYHLTDSGNVYVNYAISQQPPGGNNFALAQGGSGNSANRTDFKPQKAKTSEVGTKWELMDKRLLLTAALFRTDIENEVEQNDDGTYSQYGKKRVEGYELSLAGNITADWQVIGGYTQQHASIREGKNIAQDGTSALPYTPEHAFTLWNQYQATDAISLGAGARYIGSMHRGSDGAVGTPSHTEGYWVADAKVGYRINRNVDLQLNVYNLFDTHYVASINKSGYRYHPGEPRTFLLTANVHF from the coding sequence ATGGACAAAAAACAAAATTTACCGTTCAGCAGTTTTAGCTCGCTGACGATCTTTACCGGCGTGTGCCTGAGCCTGTCGCCGGCAGGAGGGGTTATGGCCGCAGACAGCACGGATAAAAATGGCGGCGAAACGCTGGTGGTGGAAGCGCAGGCTCCCTCTCTGTATGCCCCTACGCAATCCGCCGACCCCAAATTTTCCCGCCCGCTCGCCGATACCACCCGTACGGTCACCGTGGTCTCCGACCAGGTAATGAAAGATCAGGGCGTAACCAACCTGACCGATGCGTTGAAAAACGTTCCCGGCGTCGGGGCCTTCTATGCCGGGGAAAACGGCAGCTCGTCGACCGGCGACACCATTTATATGCGTGGGGCCGATACCTCTAACAGCATCTATGTCGACGGCGTCCGCGATATCGGTAGCGTAACCCGCGATACCTTTAACACCGAGCAGGTGGAAGTGATTAAAGGCCCGTCGGGTTCTGACTATGGCCGCAGCGCCCCGACTGGCTCAATCAGTATGATCAGCAAGCAGCCGCGCCTGGATTCCGGTATCGATGCCTCCGTCAGCGCCGGCAGCGCCTGGTTCCGCCGCGGTACGCTCGATATCAATGAAGCCATCGGCGAAACCAGCGCCGTGCGTCTGAACCTGATGGGTGAAAAGACCCACGATGCTGGCCGCGATAATGTCAAAAACGAGCGTTATGGCATCGCGCCATCGGCCGCATTTGGTCTCGGCACCGGGAACCGTCTGTACCTGAACTACCTGCATGTGACCCAGCACAACACGCCAGACGGCGGTATTCCGACCATCGGTCTGCCGGGGTACTCCGCGCCAACCTCTGGTGCCGCGGCGCTCAATCACTCGGGTAAGGTCGCCACCAGCAACTTCTACGGGACGGATTCTGACTACGACGACTCCACCACCGATACGGCAACCATGCGCTTCGAGCACGACCTGAGTGATAACACCACCATCCGCAACACCACCCGCTGGTCGCGCGTAAAACAAGATTACCTGCTGACCGCAGTGATGGGCGGCGCGACCAACATCGCCCGGCCGGACCCGAACGATGTCAGCACCTGGAGCTGGTCGCGTCTGGCGAACACCAAAGATGTCAGCAATAAAATTCTGACCAACCAGACCAACCTGACCTCCAGGTTCTATACCGGCTCGATCGGGCATGACATCAGCGCCGGTTTCGAACTGACCCGGGAAACACAGACCAACTACGGCGTTTATCCGCTTACGCCTCCGGCGGTCAATATTTACCATCCCACCAGCAGTATCTCTGTTGGCGGTCTGGACCGCAGCAGCGCCAACGCCAACGGGCAGACGGATACCTTCGGCGTCTATGCCTTCGATACCCTGCAGATTACCCGTGATTTCGAGCTTAACGGCGGCATCCGTCTGGATAACTATCAGACCAAATATGACAGCGCCAGCCTGTGCGGTGGCACCGGGCGCGGCGCGGTCGCCTGCCCGAACGGCGTGGCGAAAAACAGTCCGCTAACCACGGTTGATACCTCCACCAGCGGCAATCTGGTGAACTGGAAAGCCGGCGCGCTGTATCACCTGACCGACAGCGGCAACGTTTACGTCAACTATGCTATCTCTCAGCAGCCTCCGGGCGGCAATAACTTTGCCCTGGCCCAGGGCGGCAGCGGGAATAGCGCCAACCGTACCGATTTTAAACCGCAAAAAGCGAAGACCAGCGAAGTCGGCACCAAGTGGGAACTGATGGATAAACGTCTGCTGCTGACGGCAGCGCTTTTCCGTACCGATATTGAGAACGAAGTCGAGCAAAACGACGACGGCACCTATTCGCAATACGGTAAAAAACGCGTTGAGGGCTATGAGCTGTCGCTGGCCGGTAATATCACCGCGGACTGGCAGGTCATCGGCGGATATACCCAGCAGCACGCCAGCATCCGTGAGGGCAAAAACATCGCTCAGGACGGCACCAGCGCGCTGCCGTACACGCCGGAGCACGCCTTTACCCTCTGGAACCAGTACCAGGCAACCGATGCCATCTCCCTGGGCGCAGGCGCTCGCTACATCGGCAGCATGCATCGCGGCAGCGACGGTGCCGTCGGTACACCATCCCACACCGAGGGTTACTGGGTGGCTGATGCGAAAGTGGGCTATCGTATCAACCGCAACGTCGATCTGCAGCTGAACGTCTATAACCTGTTCGATACCCATTATGTTGCTTCAATCAACAAGAGCGGCTACCGCTATCATCCGGGCGAACCGCGTACCTTCCTGCTGACCGCCAACGTGCATTTCTAA
- the ybiX gene encoding PKHD-type hydroxylase YbiX translates to MMYHIPAVLSPQEVDDFRAQLQQADWVDGRATTGDQGTLVKKNQQVDTRSPLYGELQNKVLAALNRSSLFFAAALPKTLSSPLFNRYQQSETYGFHVDGAVRSQAQGGWMRTDLSATLFLSAPESYTGGELVVNDTYGQHTVKLPAGDLVLYPSSSLHCVTPVTQGVRVASFLWIQSMIRDDKRRSMLFELDRNIQTLKSRHGESDEVLSLLNLYHNLLREWSEI, encoded by the coding sequence ATGATGTACCATATCCCCGCCGTTCTCAGCCCGCAGGAAGTTGACGATTTTCGCGCGCAGCTGCAGCAGGCCGACTGGGTTGACGGGCGAGCCACGACCGGCGATCAGGGCACGCTGGTGAAAAAAAATCAGCAGGTCGATACCCGCAGCCCGCTATACGGCGAACTGCAGAATAAGGTCCTCGCGGCGCTCAACCGCAGCTCGTTATTCTTCGCCGCCGCGCTGCCCAAAACCCTCTCCAGCCCGCTGTTTAACCGCTATCAACAGAGTGAAACCTACGGTTTTCATGTTGACGGCGCGGTCCGTAGTCAGGCCCAGGGCGGCTGGATGCGCACCGACCTTTCCGCCACCCTGTTCCTCAGCGCGCCGGAGAGTTACACGGGCGGCGAACTGGTGGTGAACGATACCTATGGTCAGCATACGGTCAAGCTGCCGGCAGGCGACCTGGTGCTCTACCCGTCAAGCAGCCTGCACTGCGTGACGCCGGTGACCCAGGGGGTACGCGTGGCCTCTTTTCTGTGGATCCAGTCGATGATCCGCGATGACAAACGCCGCAGCATGCTGTTCGAGCTGGATCGGAATATTCAGACCCTGAAGAGCCGCCATGGCGAGAGTGATGAAGTGCTATCGCTGCTTAATCTGTACCATAACCTGCTGCGGGAGTGGTCGGAAATCTGA
- a CDS encoding DksA/TraR family C4-type zinc finger protein, producing the protein MASGWANDGAVQDQIDSTVDDAVARARNALPRGESHKFCDECGEPIPEARRKAIPGVRYCVKCQQDKDLHNNTFSGYNRRDSKDSQLR; encoded by the coding sequence ATGGCATCAGGTTGGGCAAATGATGGCGCAGTCCAGGATCAGATTGACAGCACCGTTGACGATGCAGTCGCACGGGCGAGAAACGCCCTTCCCCGTGGAGAGAGCCACAAATTTTGTGATGAATGTGGAGAGCCGATTCCCGAGGCCCGGAGGAAGGCGATCCCGGGGGTCAGATACTGCGTGAAGTGCCAGCAGGATAAAGATTTACATAACAATACATTTTCAGGATATAATCGCCGTGATTCCAAGGACAGCCAGCTACGCTGA
- the ybiJ gene encoding DUF1471 family protein YbiJ → MKTIKYAAAAIALTTLSFGAFAAQPVSPSQAQSMNKIGVVSAAGATTLDGLEAKLAEKAQAAGATGYSITSANTNNKISGTAVIYK, encoded by the coding sequence ATGAAAACCATTAAATATGCTGCCGCTGCTATTGCTCTTACAACTCTGTCCTTTGGCGCTTTCGCCGCTCAACCGGTTAGCCCGTCTCAGGCTCAAAGCATGAACAAAATTGGCGTGGTGTCTGCTGCAGGCGCAACGACTCTGGACGGTCTGGAAGCGAAACTGGCTGAAAAAGCACAAGCCGCTGGCGCCACGGGTTACAGCATCACCTCCGCTAACACCAACAACAAAATTAGCGGTACTGCGGTTATCTATAAATAA
- the ybiB gene encoding DNA-binding protein YbiB, translating into MDYRKIIKEVGRGKNHARDLDVDTARALYLRMLDGEVAELELGGILIALRIKGEGEEEMQGFYEAMQQKTLRLTPPVARPMPIVIPSYNGARKQANLTPLLAVLLHKLGFPVVVHGISHDPTRVLTETIFELMGIPATRHAGQAQARLDGHEPVYIPVGVLCPPLENQLALRWRMGVRNSAHTLAKLATPFAEDAALRLSSVSHPEYVGKVAKFFVGIGGRALLMHGTEGEVYANPQRCPQISLIDASGTRVVHERQSELPEEGVVLPESKDPQVTARWIERCVAGSEPLPTSLRIQLACCLVATGEVATLEQGLCRVSEHW; encoded by the coding sequence ATGGACTACAGAAAGATCATTAAAGAAGTCGGGCGCGGGAAAAATCACGCGCGTGACCTGGATGTGGATACTGCCCGCGCGCTTTACCTGCGGATGCTTGATGGCGAGGTGGCTGAGCTGGAGCTGGGCGGGATTTTAATCGCCCTGCGCATTAAGGGCGAAGGCGAAGAGGAAATGCAGGGCTTTTATGAAGCCATGCAGCAGAAGACTCTGCGTCTGACGCCGCCTGTCGCCAGACCCATGCCGATTGTGATCCCCAGCTATAACGGTGCGCGCAAGCAGGCTAATTTGACCCCTCTGCTGGCCGTTTTACTGCATAAACTCGGCTTTCCGGTGGTGGTCCACGGAATCAGCCACGATCCGACCCGGGTGTTGACGGAAACGATTTTTGAGCTGATGGGGATCCCCGCCACCCGGCATGCGGGTCAGGCTCAGGCGCGACTCGACGGCCATGAGCCGGTGTATATTCCGGTTGGCGTACTCTGTCCGCCGCTGGAAAACCAGCTTGCCCTGCGCTGGCGTATGGGGGTGCGCAACAGCGCGCATACGCTGGCAAAACTGGCGACGCCATTTGCGGAAGATGCGGCGCTACGCTTATCGAGCGTTTCTCACCCGGAATATGTGGGCAAGGTGGCAAAATTCTTTGTCGGGATCGGCGGACGGGCGCTGTTAATGCACGGGACGGAAGGTGAAGTGTATGCCAACCCGCAGCGTTGCCCGCAAATTAGCCTGATTGACGCATCAGGGACGCGAGTGGTGCATGAACGCCAGAGCGAGCTGCCGGAGGAGGGGGTTGTGCTGCCGGAGTCAAAAGATCCTCAGGTCACCGCTCGCTGGATTGAGCGCTGCGTAGCGGGTAGTGAGCCGCTGCCGACATCGCTGAGGATTCAGCTGGCCTGCTGCCTGGTGGCGACCGGCGAGGTTGCGACGCTGGAGCAGGGGCTGTGCAGGGTGTCGGAACACTGGTAG
- the dinG gene encoding ATP-dependent DNA helicase DinG, with amino-acid sequence MALTAALKAQIAAWYKALQEQIPDFIPRPPQRQMIADVAKTLAGEEGRHLAIEAPTGVGKTLSYLIPGIAIAREEQKTLVVSTANVALQDQIYSKDLPLLRKIIPDLRFTAAFGRGRYVCPRNLAALASTEPTQQDLLAFLDDDLTPNNQAEQKLCATLKTDLDSYRWDGLRDHTDKPVDDALWSRLSTDKASCLNRNCHYYRECPFFVARREIQEAEVVVANHALVMAAMESEAVLPEPKNLLLVLDEGHHLPDVARDALEMSAEMTAPWYRLQLDLFSKLIATCMEQFRPKTTPPLANPERLTGHCEELYELIASLNAILNLYMPAGQEAEHRFPMGELPQEVMDICLRLAKLTEMLRGLAELFLNDLGEKTASHDVVRLHRVLLQMNRALGMFESQSKLWRLASLAQSSGAPVTKWVTRDMRDGQPHIWFHCVGIRVSDQLERLLWRSVPHIVVTSATLRSLNSFSRLQEMSGLKEKAGDRFVALDSPFNHVEQGKIVIPQMHYEPLIDNEEQHIAEMAAYFREQVESKKHLGMLVLFASGRAMQRFLEHVPDLRLLLLVQGDKPRYRLVELHRKRVEGGERSVLVGLQSFAEGLDLKGELLSQVHIHKIAFPPIDSPVVITEGEWLKSLNRYPFEVQSLPSASFNLIQQVGRLIRSHSCWGEVVIYDKRLLTKNYGKRLLNALPVFPIEQPAVPEVIVKTKVKQTRRKRR; translated from the coding sequence ATGGCTTTGACCGCTGCGCTGAAAGCGCAAATCGCCGCCTGGTATAAGGCGCTTCAGGAACAGATTCCGGATTTTATTCCCCGTCCGCCGCAGCGGCAGATGATTGCCGATGTGGCAAAAACGCTGGCCGGGGAAGAAGGCCGCCACCTGGCCATTGAGGCGCCTACCGGCGTCGGGAAGACCTTGTCATACCTGATTCCCGGCATCGCCATTGCCCGTGAAGAACAGAAAACGCTGGTGGTGAGCACCGCCAACGTCGCGCTGCAGGATCAGATCTACAGCAAAGATCTGCCGCTGCTGCGCAAAATTATTCCCGATCTGCGTTTTACCGCCGCCTTCGGTCGCGGGCGCTACGTCTGCCCGCGCAACCTGGCCGCGCTAGCCAGCACCGAACCGACGCAGCAGGACCTGCTGGCGTTTCTCGATGATGATCTCACGCCGAATAATCAGGCTGAACAGAAGCTGTGCGCGACGCTGAAAACCGACCTCGACAGCTACCGCTGGGACGGTCTGCGCGATCACACCGATAAACCTGTCGATGATGCGCTATGGAGCCGTCTGAGCACCGACAAAGCCAGCTGTCTCAATCGCAACTGCCACTACTATCGCGAATGTCCGTTCTTCGTCGCCCGGCGAGAAATCCAGGAAGCGGAAGTGGTGGTAGCTAACCATGCGCTGGTGATGGCGGCGATGGAGAGCGAAGCCGTGTTGCCGGAGCCGAAAAACCTGCTGCTGGTGCTCGATGAAGGCCATCATCTGCCGGACGTCGCCCGCGACGCGCTGGAAATGAGCGCGGAGATGACGGCCCCGTGGTACCGGCTACAGCTGGATCTGTTCAGTAAGCTGATAGCGACCTGTATGGAGCAGTTTCGGCCGAAAACCACGCCGCCGCTGGCTAACCCCGAGCGCCTGACCGGCCACTGCGAGGAGCTGTATGAGCTGATAGCCTCGCTGAACGCTATCCTTAATCTCTATATGCCCGCCGGCCAGGAAGCCGAGCACCGTTTTCCAATGGGCGAGTTGCCGCAGGAGGTGATGGATATCTGCCTGCGCCTGGCGAAACTGACCGAGATGTTGCGCGGGCTGGCGGAGCTCTTTCTTAACGACCTCGGGGAAAAAACCGCCAGCCACGACGTGGTGCGCCTGCATCGGGTTCTGCTGCAAATGAACCGTGCGCTGGGGATGTTTGAAAGCCAGAGCAAGCTGTGGCGGCTGGCGTCGCTGGCGCAGTCATCCGGTGCGCCGGTCACCAAATGGGTGACGCGCGACATGCGCGACGGTCAGCCGCATATCTGGTTTCACTGCGTCGGTATTCGCGTCAGCGACCAGCTGGAACGACTGCTGTGGCGCAGCGTGCCGCATATTGTCGTCACCTCCGCCACCCTGCGCTCATTGAACAGCTTTTCACGCCTGCAGGAGATGAGCGGGTTGAAAGAGAAGGCCGGCGACCGTTTCGTGGCGCTGGATTCCCCCTTTAACCATGTCGAGCAGGGCAAAATCGTTATTCCGCAGATGCACTATGAGCCGCTTATCGATAACGAAGAGCAGCATATTGCTGAAATGGCAGCGTATTTTCGTGAGCAGGTCGAAAGTAAAAAGCATCTCGGGATGCTGGTGCTGTTCGCCAGCGGGCGGGCGATGCAGCGTTTCCTGGAACATGTTCCCGATCTGCGCCTGCTCTTGCTGGTACAGGGCGATAAGCCGCGCTACCGGCTGGTGGAACTGCACCGCAAGCGCGTTGAAGGAGGGGAGCGGAGCGTGCTGGTGGGGCTACAGTCCTTTGCCGAAGGGCTGGATCTCAAAGGTGAGCTGCTCAGCCAGGTACATATTCATAAGATTGCCTTCCCACCAATAGACAGTCCGGTGGTGATTACCGAAGGCGAATGGCTGAAGAGCCTGAACCGCTATCCGTTTGAAGTGCAGAGTCTGCCAAGCGCCTCCTTTAACCTGATTCAGCAGGTCGGACGCCTGATTCGCAGCCACAGCTGCTGGGGCGAAGTGGTGATTTATGATAAGCGTTTGTTGACCAAAAATTATGGTAAGCGTCTACTGAACGCATTGCCCGTTTTTCCAATAGAACAGCCTGCCGTCCCAGAAGTTATCGTCAAAACGAAAGTAAAACAGACGCGGCGTAAACGGCGTTAA